The following proteins are encoded in a genomic region of Ursus arctos isolate Adak ecotype North America unplaced genomic scaffold, UrsArc2.0 scaffold_32, whole genome shotgun sequence:
- the CFAP107 gene encoding cilia- and flagella-associated protein 107 has translation MQFLTAVSPQSFSTPSWKVETKYSTRVLTGNWVEERRKFTKATEKTPQCIYREEYVPFPGHRPDQISRWYGKRRIEGLPYKHLITHHQEPSHRHLISTYDDHYNRHNYNPGLPPRRAWSGHKLLWLPEKSDFPLLGIRLIWDFALCWAGRGPRLPRAVDAERLTQRALE, from the exons ATGCAGTTTTTGACTGCAGTAAGTCCACAGTCCTTCTCTACCCCAAGCTGGAAGGTTGAGACCAAGTATTCAACCCGAGTGCTCACTGGAAACTGggtggaagagaggaggaag TTCACCAAAGCCACTGAGAAAACACCTCAGTGCATTTACAGAGAAGAGTATGTCCCCTTTCCAGGCCACAGACCAGACCAGATCTCCAGGTGGTACGGCAAGAGGAGAATTGAG GGGCTCCCGTACAAACACCTGATCACGCACCATCAGGAGCCCTCCCACCGCCATCTGATCAGCACCTACGATGACCATTACAACCGGCACAATTACAACCCAGGCCTGCCCCCACGTCGCGCCTGGAGTGGACACAAGCTGCTGTGGCTCCCAGAGAAATCGGACTTCCCCCTTCTTGGTATTCGTCTAATTTGGGATTTTGCCCtgtgctgggctgggaggggtcCACGGCTGCCTAGGGCTGTGGATGCTGAGAGACTCACACAGAGAGCATTAGAATGA
- the LOC125283086 gene encoding putative PRAME family member 26: MGSSGGSRVQGETSTPCTGPSTAANCGPTVPPGGQRPKIVWIERQARKYVSKDQLDLHTSFPEEKQQVARFTSQVLRLHCLWKLSMEPPSFLEGRLDQTLRCLKTPLETLSLTNCQLTESDLAPLPQCPNISQLKGLDLSGSSLTGFSLKPLQVAARLQDLGLDLCGLTEAHLGAILPAPSLCHQLQTFRVSGNVLSAAMDGRPLYHTAQRHHLHPELYPAPLESFGAQGAPHLGMFAQVQAEPTEILRDLGLPWTIWLSTSPCPRYGARYSMI, translated from the exons ATGGGTTCTTCTGGAGGGTCTAGGG TTCAAGGTGAGACCAGTACGCCCTGCACCGGACCCTCCACTGCAGCTAACTGTGGGCCCACGGTGCCCCCTGGTGGCCAGAGACCCAAGATCGTCTGGATAGAGAGACAGGCGAGGAAGTACGTGAGCAAGGACCAG CTGGATCTCCACACGTCCTTCCCG gaggagaagcagcaagTCGCCCGATTCACCTCTCAGGTCCTCCGGCTGCACTGCCTATGGAAGCTCTCTATGGAACCTCCCTCCTTCCTCGAGGGCCGCCTGGACCAGACGCTCAG GTGCCTGAAGACCCCTTTGGAGACCCTCTCCTTAACCAACTGTCAGCTCACAGAGTCGGACTTggcgcccctcccccagtgcccgAATATCAGCCAGCTGAAGGGTCTGGATCTGAGCGGCAGCAGCCTGACCGGTTTCAGCCTCAAGCCTCTCCAAGTGGCAGCCAGGCTCCAGGACCTGGGCTTAGATCTGTGTGGACTCACGGAAGCCCACCTCGGGGCCATCCTGCCAGCCCCGAGCCTCTGTCACCAGCTCCAGACCTTCAGAGTCAGTGGGAATGTCCTCTCCGCGGCCATGGATGGGAGGCCACTGTACCACACCGCCCAGCGGCACCACCTGCACCCAGAGCTCTATCCTGCCCCTCTGGAGAGTTTTGGCGCTCAGGGAGCTCCCCACCTGGGGATGTTTGCCCAGGTTCAAGCTGAGCCGACAGAGATCCTGAGGGACTTGGGGTTGCCCTGGACCATCTGGCTTAGCACCAGCCCCTGTCCTCGCTATGGCGCGAGATATTCTATGATTTAG